A portion of the Pseudarthrobacter defluvii genome contains these proteins:
- a CDS encoding SRPBCC family protein — protein MTENRDFEIVYDTELPATPERVWEAVTNGTPAWMFPTDQWPDVKTVEEYPRHLVSRMDGPDGWFNQLEHVLEPLDGGRARLHYVHSGIFADNWDQQYDGASRHTGFYLHTLGEYLQYFDGRPVVFTDIQAPAASQGPGGFTLLRDALGAGSVEQGAKVDVELDGVGRLTGEVDFSNEHFLGIRTADAMYRFFGRNAWGAPVGMTVHDFSGAGDSEATAKAWGGFLERVYA, from the coding sequence ATGACTGAGAACCGAGACTTCGAAATCGTCTACGACACTGAACTTCCCGCCACTCCCGAGCGGGTCTGGGAAGCCGTCACCAACGGGACGCCGGCGTGGATGTTCCCCACGGACCAGTGGCCGGACGTCAAGACCGTGGAGGAGTACCCCCGCCACCTGGTGTCCCGGATGGACGGCCCGGACGGCTGGTTCAACCAGCTGGAGCACGTCCTGGAACCGCTCGACGGCGGACGCGCCCGGCTCCACTACGTCCACAGCGGCATCTTCGCGGACAACTGGGACCAGCAGTATGACGGCGCCAGCCGCCACACCGGGTTCTACCTGCACACGCTGGGCGAGTACCTGCAGTACTTTGACGGGCGGCCCGTGGTCTTCACCGACATCCAGGCCCCTGCGGCCTCCCAGGGGCCGGGCGGGTTCACCCTGCTCCGTGACGCGCTGGGCGCCGGTTCCGTGGAGCAGGGCGCCAAGGTTGATGTGGAGCTCGACGGCGTGGGGCGGCTTACGGGCGAGGTGGACTTCTCCAACGAGCACTTCCTGGGCATTCGCACCGCTGACGCGATGTACCGGTTCTTCGGCCGCAATGCGTGGGGTGCCCCCGTGGGCATGACGGTGCACGACTTCAGCGGCGCGGGTGATTCCGAGGCAACTGCCAAGGCGTGGGGTGGATTCCTGGAGCGCGTGTACGCGTAG
- a CDS encoding PLP-dependent aminotransferase family protein has translation MAAALSALALSRLLGPWNSGTGPAYRELADVVRLLILDGRIPLDTALPSERSLCTALTVSRTTVTAAYASLREQGFLSSGQGSRGKTRIPELTPFGPALFGPQPPTASPSAGPGLSAPGLAAPGGLIDLAYSALPASGEVVHRAFAAALTELPALLPGFGYDALGLLPLRQAVADRYSAAGVPTQPGQIMVTSGAQHALTIIIRTLTDRQDRVLVEHPSYPHALDAIRSARCRPVPVAFTASGWDLPALESAMAQQQPKLAYVVPDFHNPTGMIMPDAQRRRLARAAAAAGTVLVADETLRDLNLDGVATTPLAGFSSSVVSIGSLSKSHWGGLRTGWIRASEPMIQRFAAARTTLDLGGPVMEQLAAAHLVRALEEPLPALLQSLRRNRSALLGFLAEHLPTWQVAPPPGGLSVWCRLPGPISTALTVLAPDFGLRLAAGPRFGIGGAFERNLRLPFTLPPDKLETAVLALRAAQDKLDAAPQLRQSLTQAPAVAIA, from the coding sequence ATGGCTGCCGCGCTTAGTGCCCTTGCTTTGTCCCGCCTCCTTGGCCCTTGGAACAGCGGAACCGGCCCGGCCTATCGTGAACTGGCCGACGTGGTGCGCCTGCTCATCCTCGATGGCCGGATCCCGCTCGACACAGCCCTCCCCAGCGAGCGTTCACTGTGCACAGCCCTGACGGTCAGCCGCACCACCGTCACCGCGGCCTACGCCAGCCTCCGGGAGCAGGGATTCCTCAGCAGCGGGCAAGGGAGCCGCGGTAAGACCCGCATCCCTGAACTGACGCCGTTCGGCCCGGCACTCTTCGGCCCCCAGCCGCCTACCGCCAGCCCCTCGGCGGGGCCAGGGCTGAGCGCGCCCGGGCTGGCTGCGCCCGGGGGACTCATCGATCTGGCATACTCCGCTCTGCCCGCGAGCGGCGAGGTGGTGCACCGGGCCTTCGCCGCGGCCCTGACGGAACTTCCTGCCCTGCTCCCAGGTTTCGGGTACGACGCCTTGGGGCTGCTGCCGTTGCGCCAGGCGGTCGCGGACCGGTATTCAGCCGCCGGAGTGCCGACGCAGCCGGGACAGATCATGGTGACGTCCGGTGCCCAGCACGCCCTCACCATCATCATCCGCACCCTGACGGACCGGCAGGACCGGGTGCTGGTGGAACATCCCAGTTACCCCCACGCGCTGGATGCCATCCGCTCCGCACGGTGCCGCCCGGTCCCGGTGGCGTTCACAGCGTCCGGCTGGGACCTGCCCGCGCTGGAATCCGCCATGGCGCAGCAACAGCCAAAGCTTGCCTATGTGGTCCCGGACTTCCATAACCCCACGGGCATGATCATGCCTGATGCCCAGCGCCGCCGGCTGGCGCGCGCGGCCGCAGCTGCAGGAACCGTGCTGGTGGCAGACGAGACGCTTCGCGACCTTAATCTCGACGGCGTTGCCACAACTCCCCTTGCCGGGTTCAGCAGCAGCGTGGTGTCCATAGGGTCGCTGAGCAAATCCCACTGGGGCGGCCTGCGGACTGGCTGGATCCGGGCATCGGAACCAATGATCCAGCGTTTCGCCGCCGCGCGTACCACCTTGGACCTTGGCGGCCCTGTGATGGAGCAACTGGCAGCAGCCCACCTGGTCCGGGCACTGGAGGAACCACTGCCCGCGCTGCTGCAGTCGCTGCGCCGCAACCGGTCCGCACTGCTCGGCTTCCTCGCCGAGCACCTCCCGACATGGCAGGTGGCGCCTCCGCCGGGCGGTCTCTCCGTCTGGTGCCGGCTGCCCGGACCCATCAGCACGGCCCTGACAGTGCTGGCACCCGACTTTGGCCTCAGGCTTGCAGCCGGTCCGCGCTTCGGGATTGGCGGCGCCTTCGAACGCAACCTGCGGCTGCCCTTCACCCTTCCGCCCGACAAGCTTGAGACCGCGGTCCTGGCGCTGCGGGCGGCCCAGGACAAACTCGACGCCGCACCCCAGCTCCGGCAGTCTCTGACCCAGGCCCCCGCCGTCGCCATCGCGTGA
- a CDS encoding DUF4383 domain-containing protein codes for MNSGGRTAGRANIQKATLAVGVVFLLVGVLGFIPGITSNYGSLGFAGHGSDALLLGIFQVSILHNIVHLLFGIAGVAMARSAAASRNYLVVGGAIYLVLWLYGLFIGQDSGANFVPVNSADNWLHFVLGVAMIGLGVALSRGTTRAGRTSTAAR; via the coding sequence ATGAATTCCGGCGGTCGCACCGCAGGCCGGGCCAACATCCAAAAAGCCACCCTTGCCGTAGGCGTGGTCTTCCTCCTGGTGGGGGTCCTGGGGTTCATCCCGGGCATCACTTCCAACTACGGATCCCTGGGCTTCGCCGGCCACGGATCCGACGCCCTGCTGCTGGGCATCTTCCAGGTTTCGATCCTGCACAACATCGTCCACCTGCTGTTCGGCATCGCTGGCGTCGCCATGGCGCGCAGCGCGGCAGCCTCCAGGAACTACCTGGTGGTCGGTGGCGCCATCTACCTGGTGTTGTGGCTCTATGGCTTGTTCATCGGACAGGACAGCGGAGCCAACTTCGTGCCGGTCAACAGTGCTGACAACTGGCTGCACTTCGTCCTCGGAGTCGCCATGATCGGCCTGGGCGTGGCACTGTCCCGCGGGACGACGCGCGCAGGCCGCACCAGCACGGCGGCCCGGTAA
- a CDS encoding FAD-dependent oxidoreductase, whose amino-acid sequence MTSIWLDRRTPFTSDPFEPDTRYDTVVAGAGLTGLVTALLLARSGQSVLVLEARHPGAVTTGNTTAKVTLLQGTFLSQLARQYSRKQVQAYVDGNREGQSWLLRYLEEQDVPFQRRDAYTYAASAQGTEKLREEIGAATTALLDVDYVRDAGLPFPVHGAVRMRNQAQINPLDVLDALVADIRSRGGRIVSGVRLRDVTGDSPSAVRTDRGSVRADKVVLATGIPVLDRGLYFAKLKPSRSYAAALQLQEDQAPPPGMYISVEQPTHSLRDYEVDGRNLLLVGGHGHQVGRTESEKAHLAGLLDWAGKHYPGAVTTHTWSAQDYMPTNLMPFFGKLPRGKGQIYFGTGYNKWGMTNAVAAALGISADILGGQVPWADTIHHRITSPAGAFSAVTLNAGVAARMATDWGKVSAGGRKIDGLKRGTDQAPPAPVAAGPSDAAAPPEGQGKVYRDGNRPVAVSTVDGITCRLSAVCTHLGGILHWNDNERSWDCPLHGSRFTNEGQLLEGPATKDLPEAGTA is encoded by the coding sequence ATGACGTCGATATGGCTGGACCGCAGGACCCCTTTTACATCTGATCCTTTCGAACCGGACACCAGGTACGACACTGTGGTTGCCGGTGCCGGGCTCACGGGTCTGGTCACCGCCCTGTTGCTGGCCAGGTCCGGGCAGAGCGTGCTGGTACTGGAGGCCCGCCACCCCGGCGCCGTAACCACCGGCAACACCACGGCCAAAGTAACCCTGCTGCAGGGAACGTTCCTGTCCCAGCTTGCCCGCCAGTATTCCCGGAAACAGGTGCAGGCGTACGTCGACGGAAACCGGGAAGGGCAGTCGTGGCTGCTGCGCTACCTCGAGGAACAGGATGTGCCCTTCCAGCGACGGGATGCCTACACCTACGCCGCCTCCGCGCAGGGCACCGAAAAGCTGCGGGAAGAGATCGGCGCCGCTACCACCGCCCTGCTGGACGTGGACTACGTGCGCGACGCCGGCCTGCCCTTTCCGGTCCACGGTGCCGTGCGCATGCGGAACCAGGCCCAGATCAACCCGCTGGACGTCCTGGATGCGCTGGTGGCGGATATCCGCAGCCGGGGCGGACGGATCGTTAGCGGAGTGCGCCTCCGCGACGTCACCGGGGATTCCCCCTCCGCCGTCCGGACCGACCGGGGCAGCGTAAGAGCGGACAAGGTGGTCCTGGCCACCGGCATCCCCGTCCTGGACCGCGGCCTCTATTTCGCCAAGCTGAAGCCAAGCCGCTCCTATGCCGCCGCACTCCAGCTCCAGGAGGACCAGGCACCTCCGCCGGGCATGTACATCTCCGTTGAGCAGCCCACCCACTCCCTCCGCGACTACGAAGTGGACGGCAGGAACCTGCTGCTGGTGGGCGGACACGGGCACCAGGTAGGCCGCACGGAGTCCGAAAAGGCACACCTCGCAGGCCTGCTGGACTGGGCCGGGAAGCATTACCCCGGCGCCGTCACCACCCATACATGGTCGGCGCAGGACTACATGCCAACCAACCTCATGCCGTTCTTCGGCAAACTCCCCCGAGGCAAGGGCCAGATCTACTTTGGCACCGGCTACAACAAGTGGGGAATGACCAACGCCGTAGCCGCCGCACTGGGCATCTCCGCGGACATCCTGGGCGGGCAGGTGCCCTGGGCGGATACCATCCACCACCGCATCACATCGCCGGCAGGTGCATTCTCCGCCGTCACGCTTAACGCCGGCGTGGCTGCCAGGATGGCCACGGACTGGGGAAAGGTGAGTGCCGGGGGCCGGAAGATCGATGGCCTGAAACGCGGCACGGATCAGGCTCCTCCGGCACCTGTGGCGGCTGGCCCGTCCGATGCCGCCGCTCCACCGGAAGGGCAGGGCAAGGTCTACCGTGACGGCAACCGTCCGGTGGCAGTGTCCACCGTGGACGGAATCACCTGCCGGCTGTCCGCAGTCTGCACCCATCTGGGCGGCATCCTGCACTGGAATGACAACGAACGGTCCTGGGACTGCCCGCTGCACGGCTCCCGGTTCACCAACGAGGGCCAGTTGCTCGAAGGGCCCGCCACCAAAGACCTGCCGGAGGCCGGAACTGCCTGA
- a CDS encoding YczE/YyaS/YitT family protein, producing MMTRRLIQLFTGLALYGISLAMFIRAGLGLDPWDVFHQGLANRTGLSIGLVVIIVSFLVLLLWIPLRQMPGFGTLCNAILVGVFADIGLALLPPVSHLALQIVLLAGAVLVNAVASACYIGAGFGPGARDGLMTGLARRTGWTVRVSRTLIEVTVLAAGWLLGGSVGVGTVVYALAIGPLVHVLLPRFTVAAAPRKSSSESSAANCWRPAERRQVGAGWHFGQK from the coding sequence ATGATGACCCGCAGACTGATCCAGCTCTTCACCGGCCTCGCCCTCTACGGCATCTCCCTGGCCATGTTCATCCGCGCCGGACTGGGCCTGGATCCCTGGGACGTGTTCCATCAGGGGCTGGCCAACCGCACCGGGCTCAGCATCGGCCTTGTGGTCATCATCGTGAGTTTCCTGGTGCTGTTGCTGTGGATCCCGCTGCGGCAGATGCCTGGATTCGGGACCCTGTGCAACGCCATCCTGGTGGGGGTGTTCGCGGACATCGGGCTGGCACTGCTGCCGCCGGTGTCCCACCTGGCCCTGCAGATTGTGCTCCTCGCGGGGGCCGTGCTGGTAAATGCCGTGGCCTCAGCCTGCTACATTGGCGCCGGCTTTGGCCCGGGCGCCCGCGACGGCCTGATGACCGGTCTGGCCCGCCGTACCGGATGGACCGTCAGGGTGTCACGCACCCTCATTGAGGTGACAGTGCTGGCGGCCGGGTGGCTGCTGGGCGGTTCGGTGGGCGTGGGCACGGTGGTCTACGCCCTGGCCATCGGCCCCCTGGTGCATGTGCTGCTGCCGCGTTTCACGGTGGCTGCCGCGCCCCGGAAATCCAGCAGTGAAAGCAGCGCCGCGAACTGTTGGCGGCCCGCTGAACGACGTCAGGTAGGAGCCGGCTGGCACTTCGGGCAGAAGTAG
- a CDS encoding DNA glycosylase AlkZ-like family protein: MNQEQRPAGSSASGAAAPMGQFSRPTREWFLGAFSEPTPAQAGAWNAISSGSHALVVAPTGSGKTLAAFLWALDRLLASAPQAPEPVAAETPAKGKRVRAPKRKTRVLYISPLKALGVDVERNLRSPLIGITQTAKRLGLPAPLITVGVRSGDTPAADRRALLSNPPDILITTPESLFLMLTSKARETLTEVDTIIIDEVHAVAGTKRGAHLAVSLERLDALLPKPAQRIGLSATVEPKELVAQFLAGSAPVEIVAPPARKNWDLTVSVPVEDMSDLQGAAGAFDSGPASGLQPQASIWPHVEEKIVDLVLANQSTIVFANSRRLAERLTARLNGIYAERQLIAVGGGWDDPSPEGHAGASGTREATASGIPASTATPAHMMAQAGSSAGADPVLARAHHGSVSKDQRALIEDDLKSGRLRCVVATSSLELGIDMGAVDLVVQVESPPSVASGLQRVGRAGHQVGEISQGVLFPKHRADLVHTAITVERMLDGKIERLSIPANPLDILAQQTVAATALGSIDVEEWFSTVRRSAPFASLPRSAFEATLDLLAGRYPSDEFAELRPRIIWDRNAGTIEGRPGAQRLAVTSGGTIPDRGLFGVYIIGTEQEGAESPAEDGKPARAPKGGRRVGELDEEMVYESRVGDVFALGATSWKIEDITHDRVLVSPAFGQPGKLPFWKGDSLGRPVDLGRALGAFVRELSASDAGPAAERCKASGLDDFAANNLIQYLTEQKQATEVVPSDTTLVVERFHDELGDWRVILHSPFGMPVHAPWALAVGQRLHQRYGLDGSAMAADDGIVLRVPMMEDEPPGAELFLFDPEELEQIVTAEVGGSALFASRFRECAARALLLPRQTPGKRQPLWQQRQRSAQLLDVARKYPTFPIVLETVRECLQDVYDLPALKDIAASVERRELRILQTTTQQPSPFAKSLLFGYVAQFLYEGDSPLAERRAAALALDSTLLNELLGRVELRELLDAKVIDATERELQRLAPDRRARGMEGVADLLRLLGPLAPAETAARLQGAAEADQETTAPGPPGNAAIPAPEPPSEGDDPAHTEAGPGPMPAATVAEAAAHLAALQRANRAIKVNIGGVERFAAVEDAARLRDAIGVPLPMGVPLAFIEPVADPLGDLVSRYARTHGPFTAAEAAARLGLGVAVVGTALKRLAADGRVVEGEFRPHVTSTAAALPESALADAAPLEVGPPEAGRAAGAPPIDETAQPTGGTALPPAEAPAPDIPHSIASEWCDAEVLRKLRRRSLAALRAEVEPVDAAAYGRFLPAWQHVRTPGGGRGQPSLRGLDGIITAIDQLSGVPVPASAWEPLVLATRVSNYQPAMLDELMAAGEVLWSGAGALPGNDGWISLHLADSAELTLNPAPEFEPGDAGQRLLDHLRNNGGGYFFRQLTEVAGGMDAVLGDQEVVAALWDLAWAGRITGDTFAPVRALIAGGHTAHRQVARAPRARAPRLSRLGRSHGTGLMGSPGLAGGRYGTQGAATPPTAAGRWSALPEPELDPTIHARATAELLLDRYGVVTRGSVMAEQILGGFGLMYKVLARLEEAGRCRRGYFIEHLGAAQFAVPATVDRLRSYSEDTQLAKGEPVALALAATDPANPYGAALPWPALQEDAGTGHRPGRKAGALVVLVDGALVLYVERGGKTLLAFSEDDAVLAAAGAALVGVVTRGAVDKLIMEKVNGHDLLDTPVAAALSSAGAYSTPKGLRIRA; encoded by the coding sequence ATGAACCAGGAACAGCGTCCTGCCGGCAGCAGTGCTTCCGGTGCAGCTGCACCCATGGGCCAGTTCAGCCGGCCCACCCGGGAATGGTTCCTGGGCGCGTTTTCCGAGCCAACACCTGCGCAGGCAGGAGCCTGGAACGCCATCTCCTCGGGCTCGCATGCGCTGGTGGTGGCCCCCACGGGCTCCGGCAAAACCCTTGCGGCCTTCCTTTGGGCACTGGACCGGCTCTTGGCGTCTGCGCCCCAAGCCCCTGAACCCGTCGCAGCTGAGACGCCCGCCAAGGGCAAGCGTGTCCGCGCGCCCAAACGCAAGACCCGGGTCCTTTACATCTCGCCCCTAAAGGCTTTGGGCGTGGACGTTGAACGCAACCTGCGGTCCCCCTTGATCGGCATCACCCAGACAGCCAAGCGGCTGGGGCTTCCCGCGCCGCTGATCACGGTGGGGGTCCGGTCCGGGGATACGCCGGCGGCGGACCGGCGTGCCCTTTTGAGCAACCCGCCGGACATCCTCATCACCACCCCCGAGTCCCTGTTCCTCATGCTCACCTCCAAGGCCCGGGAGACCCTTACCGAGGTGGACACCATCATCATCGACGAGGTTCACGCCGTGGCCGGCACCAAGCGCGGCGCCCACCTTGCTGTCTCGCTGGAACGGCTGGACGCGCTGCTGCCCAAACCTGCGCAGCGCATCGGGCTTTCCGCCACGGTGGAACCCAAGGAACTCGTGGCCCAGTTCCTTGCCGGTTCGGCCCCCGTGGAAATTGTGGCCCCGCCCGCCAGGAAGAACTGGGACCTCACCGTCTCCGTACCCGTGGAGGACATGTCGGACCTGCAGGGGGCAGCGGGAGCGTTCGATTCCGGGCCAGCCTCCGGGCTCCAACCGCAGGCATCCATCTGGCCGCATGTGGAAGAAAAGATCGTGGACCTGGTGCTGGCCAACCAGTCAACCATCGTGTTCGCCAACTCCCGGCGCCTCGCCGAGCGCCTGACGGCCCGGCTCAACGGAATCTACGCCGAACGCCAGCTGATCGCGGTGGGTGGCGGCTGGGACGACCCCAGTCCGGAAGGGCACGCGGGTGCGTCCGGTACCCGGGAGGCAACGGCGTCGGGCATTCCCGCGTCAACCGCCACGCCCGCCCATATGATGGCCCAGGCCGGAAGCTCCGCCGGTGCGGATCCTGTCCTGGCCCGCGCCCACCACGGTTCCGTCTCCAAGGACCAGCGCGCCCTCATCGAGGATGACCTCAAGTCCGGGCGGCTGCGCTGTGTGGTGGCCACGTCGTCCCTGGAACTCGGCATCGATATGGGAGCCGTGGACCTGGTGGTGCAGGTGGAGTCGCCGCCTTCGGTGGCCAGCGGCCTGCAGCGCGTCGGCCGGGCCGGGCACCAGGTGGGCGAGATCTCCCAGGGCGTCCTCTTCCCCAAGCACCGGGCGGACCTGGTCCACACCGCAATCACCGTGGAACGGATGCTGGACGGCAAGATTGAGCGCCTCAGCATTCCGGCCAACCCACTGGACATCCTGGCCCAGCAGACTGTGGCCGCCACCGCCCTGGGCAGCATCGATGTGGAGGAATGGTTCAGCACCGTCCGGCGCTCGGCACCTTTTGCCTCCCTTCCGCGCTCAGCATTCGAGGCCACCCTGGACCTGTTGGCCGGCCGCTACCCCTCTGACGAGTTCGCCGAGCTGCGGCCCAGAATCATCTGGGACCGCAACGCCGGCACCATCGAAGGCAGGCCGGGCGCCCAGCGCCTGGCCGTCACGTCCGGCGGCACCATTCCGGACCGCGGTTTGTTCGGCGTCTACATCATCGGCACCGAGCAGGAAGGGGCGGAGTCCCCTGCGGAGGACGGAAAACCGGCGCGTGCCCCGAAGGGCGGCCGTCGCGTGGGCGAGCTGGACGAAGAGATGGTCTACGAGTCCCGGGTGGGCGACGTCTTTGCCCTGGGTGCCACCAGCTGGAAGATCGAGGACATCACACACGACCGCGTCCTGGTCTCCCCCGCTTTCGGGCAACCCGGCAAACTTCCGTTCTGGAAGGGTGACTCCCTGGGGCGGCCGGTGGACCTGGGCCGTGCGCTGGGAGCGTTTGTCCGCGAGCTGTCGGCCTCCGACGCCGGCCCTGCAGCGGAGCGGTGCAAGGCCAGCGGGCTGGACGACTTCGCGGCGAACAACCTTATCCAGTACCTCACCGAACAAAAACAGGCCACGGAGGTAGTCCCCAGCGATACCACCCTGGTGGTGGAGCGGTTCCACGACGAACTGGGCGACTGGCGCGTCATCCTGCACAGCCCCTTCGGCATGCCGGTGCACGCGCCGTGGGCACTGGCCGTGGGGCAGCGGCTCCACCAGCGCTACGGGCTGGACGGCTCGGCAATGGCGGCCGACGACGGCATCGTGCTGCGGGTGCCCATGATGGAGGACGAGCCGCCGGGCGCTGAACTGTTCCTCTTTGATCCGGAGGAACTGGAGCAGATCGTCACTGCCGAGGTGGGCGGCAGCGCCTTGTTCGCGTCGCGGTTCCGCGAATGTGCAGCCCGCGCACTCCTGCTGCCCCGGCAGACCCCAGGCAAGCGGCAGCCGCTGTGGCAGCAGCGCCAGCGGTCGGCCCAGTTGCTGGATGTGGCCCGCAAATACCCAACGTTCCCCATCGTCCTGGAAACGGTGCGCGAATGCCTCCAGGACGTCTACGACCTGCCGGCGTTGAAGGACATCGCCGCATCCGTGGAACGGCGGGAACTGCGGATCCTGCAGACCACCACCCAGCAGCCTTCACCGTTCGCCAAGTCCCTGCTCTTCGGCTACGTGGCCCAGTTCCTCTACGAGGGCGATTCCCCGCTCGCGGAACGGCGCGCAGCCGCCCTGGCGCTGGACTCCACCCTCCTGAACGAACTGCTTGGCCGGGTGGAGCTGCGCGAACTCCTGGACGCCAAGGTCATCGACGCCACCGAACGCGAACTGCAGCGCCTGGCGCCGGACCGCAGGGCACGCGGGATGGAAGGCGTCGCGGACCTGCTGCGGCTGCTGGGTCCGTTGGCGCCCGCGGAAACCGCAGCACGGCTGCAGGGCGCGGCGGAGGCTGATCAGGAAACCACGGCGCCGGGGCCGCCCGGAAACGCGGCCATTCCAGCTCCGGAGCCGCCGAGTGAAGGCGACGACCCGGCACATACTGAAGCCGGGCCTGGGCCCATGCCCGCAGCCACGGTGGCAGAAGCGGCAGCCCACCTCGCCGCCCTCCAGCGTGCCAACCGCGCCATCAAGGTCAACATCGGCGGAGTTGAGCGCTTCGCCGCCGTCGAAGATGCAGCGCGCCTGCGGGATGCCATCGGCGTTCCGCTGCCCATGGGGGTGCCGTTGGCTTTCATTGAACCGGTTGCCGATCCCCTGGGTGATCTTGTCTCCCGGTACGCACGGACGCACGGCCCCTTCACGGCGGCCGAGGCAGCCGCCCGGCTCGGTTTGGGCGTGGCCGTGGTGGGAACAGCGTTAAAACGGCTGGCCGCGGACGGCCGCGTCGTTGAGGGCGAATTCCGCCCCCATGTCACCTCGACGGCAGCCGCGCTGCCCGAATCAGCGCTGGCGGATGCCGCACCCCTGGAAGTCGGGCCGCCGGAGGCCGGCCGTGCTGCCGGCGCACCGCCGATCGACGAAACAGCGCAGCCAACTGGCGGCACGGCTCTGCCGCCCGCCGAAGCGCCCGCGCCGGACATTCCGCATTCCATCGCCAGCGAATGGTGCGACGCGGAAGTGCTGCGCAAGCTCCGCCGTCGTTCGCTGGCTGCCCTGCGCGCTGAAGTGGAACCGGTGGATGCCGCCGCCTACGGACGCTTCCTGCCCGCGTGGCAGCACGTCCGGACGCCGGGCGGTGGCCGCGGCCAGCCTTCGCTGCGCGGACTGGACGGCATCATTACCGCCATCGACCAGCTTTCGGGGGTGCCCGTCCCGGCATCGGCATGGGAGCCCCTGGTGCTGGCCACCCGCGTGTCCAACTACCAGCCCGCCATGCTGGACGAACTCATGGCCGCCGGCGAGGTGCTCTGGTCCGGCGCAGGCGCCCTGCCCGGCAACGACGGCTGGATAAGCCTGCACCTGGCGGATTCGGCCGAGCTGACGCTCAACCCCGCGCCCGAGTTCGAACCGGGGGACGCGGGACAGCGGCTCCTGGACCACCTGCGCAACAACGGCGGTGGGTACTTCTTCCGGCAACTGACGGAGGTGGCCGGCGGCATGGACGCCGTCCTGGGCGACCAGGAAGTGGTGGCTGCGCTCTGGGACCTTGCGTGGGCGGGGAGGATCACCGGCGACACTTTCGCCCCTGTGCGGGCCCTGATCGCCGGAGGCCACACCGCGCACCGGCAAGTGGCCCGTGCGCCGCGTGCCAGGGCCCCGCGGCTAAGCCGCCTGGGCCGTTCCCATGGCACCGGCCTGATGGGGTCCCCCGGGCTGGCCGGCGGGCGGTACGGAACGCAGGGTGCCGCCACACCGCCTACAGCGGCAGGCCGCTGGTCGGCGCTTCCGGAGCCTGAACTCGATCCCACCATCCATGCCCGCGCTACCGCCGAACTCCTGCTCGACCGCTACGGCGTGGTTACCAGGGGATCGGTCATGGCGGAACAGATCCTTGGCGGCTTCGGGCTTATGTACAAGGTGCTCGCACGGCTCGAGGAAGCAGGCCGGTGCCGCCGCGGCTACTTCATCGAGCACCTGGGTGCCGCCCAGTTCGCGGTTCCCGCCACCGTGGACCGGCTTCGCTCTTACTCGGAGGACACCCAACTGGCAAAAGGCGAACCCGTGGCCCTGGCCCTCGCCGCCACCGATCCCGCCAACCCCTATGGCGCGGCTTTACCCTGGCCGGCGCTGCAGGAAGACGCCGGCACGGGGCACCGGCCGGGCCGGAAAGCGGGGGCACTGGTGGTGCTGGTGGACGGGGCGCTGGTGCTCTACGTGGAGCGCGGTGGAAAGACCCTTCTGGCGTTCAGCGAGGACGACGCTGTGCTGGCGGCAGCAGGTGCTGCTCTGGTGGGGGTGGTGACCCGCGGGGCGGTGGACAAGCTGATCATGGAGAAGGTGAACGGTCACGACCTCCTGGATACCCCTGTCGCTGCTGCCCTGAGCTCCGCCGGTGCCTACTCCACGCCGAAGGGGTTGAGGATCCGTGCCTGA
- a CDS encoding Fpg/Nei family DNA glycosylase, producing the protein MPEGDSVWRAAHQLHEALAGQTLLASDFRVPRFATLNLAGWTVDEVVPRGKHLLMRVVSPEDKRLTIHSHLKMEGAWQVYPPGGRWRKPGFTARCVLRTAVADAVGFSLGIVEVVATANEDAIVGFLGPDLLGPDWDLDEAERRIRSRPEVPIGVALLDQRNLAGIGNIYRCEACFLSGTHPATPVSEVADVRTMMTDAKQLLEVNLGPGRRVTILNTRGMPVGRMAGRPGYWVYGRERQPCLKCRTPIRRGLLGKPNGEEERDIYFCPKCQPAPT; encoded by the coding sequence GTGCCTGAGGGCGATTCCGTGTGGCGGGCCGCCCACCAACTTCACGAGGCCCTGGCCGGACAGACACTGCTTGCCTCCGACTTCCGCGTGCCCCGGTTCGCCACACTGAACCTGGCCGGCTGGACCGTGGACGAAGTTGTCCCCCGCGGCAAGCACCTGCTGATGCGGGTGGTCAGCCCGGAGGACAAGAGACTCACCATCCATTCACACCTGAAGATGGAAGGCGCGTGGCAGGTTTATCCGCCCGGCGGCAGGTGGCGGAAGCCGGGCTTCACCGCGCGGTGCGTGCTGCGCACGGCAGTGGCGGACGCCGTCGGCTTTTCGCTTGGCATTGTGGAAGTGGTGGCAACAGCGAACGAAGACGCCATCGTCGGCTTCCTCGGCCCGGACCTCCTGGGCCCGGACTGGGACCTGGACGAGGCGGAACGCCGCATCCGCTCCCGTCCGGAAGTCCCCATCGGAGTAGCGCTCCTGGACCAGCGGAACCTGGCGGGCATCGGCAACATCTACCGCTGCGAAGCGTGCTTCCTGTCAGGAACGCATCCCGCCACGCCTGTCTCCGAGGTGGCCGACGTCCGGACCATGATGACCGACGCCAAGCAGCTCCTGGAGGTCAACCTTGGACCCGGCCGCCGCGTCACCATCCTCAACACCCGGGGCATGCCGGTGGGCAGGATGGCCGGCAGGCCCGGCTACTGGGTCTATGGCCGGGAACGCCAGCCGTGCCTGAAATGCCGCACACCCATCCGGCGTGGGCTCCTGGGCAAGCCCAACGGTGAAGAGGAGCGGGACATCTACTTCTGCCCGAAGTGCCAGCCGGCTCCTACCTGA